The following proteins are co-located in the Haloplanus sp. HW8-1 genome:
- the pstA gene encoding phosphate ABC transporter permease PstA — MAGATRSRLVEGETTATDAVAGATVGLSAILFALAVAAMFEWVSLTGTVAGLPTVTLLGGLLIGLGVAVAVFGLGSWVGYVETDPDASAGLIAGFGAAVPWLVVGGGVASQTLGLGTAGGVFGGVLAGGLAFVGTAVPREDVGSTVPLGALLAFVGAVFLTGTIGPEWLWELGWEQQASITAEFLVPAATLFCALYGGWAAAKAYGRFGARGRHMGAYVLVYLNALSIVAFLFILIAFVVVQGISGLLNGVQVGAGVGPQVFGAFELPVSVPFVMNGVALLNDFQGVLPAIVGTVWLVVGAVLFAVPLGVGAAVFLTEYAERGRFTQAVEVATNGLWSTPSIVFGLFGFAFLVPRLGNRKSLLAGMLTLGFMLLPLVLITSREAMLSVPDEYRDASAALGVPKWQTIRSVVLPAALPGVVTGVILGVGRIAGETAPILLTMAGGTFVPGGQTVDVIGGFEFTGSPPFVANPELLQATSALPYQLYALITAGVGLGSNVSDPDGFRWATALILLLVVLSFYAIGIGARYYFQRRLRYE; from the coding sequence ATGGCGGGCGCGACCCGATCGCGGCTCGTCGAGGGCGAGACGACGGCGACCGACGCGGTCGCCGGTGCGACGGTCGGCCTCTCGGCCATCCTGTTCGCGCTCGCGGTGGCGGCGATGTTCGAGTGGGTGAGTCTCACCGGCACCGTCGCCGGCCTGCCGACGGTGACGCTGCTCGGTGGGCTGTTGATCGGCCTCGGCGTTGCGGTGGCCGTCTTCGGTCTCGGCTCGTGGGTCGGCTACGTCGAGACCGATCCCGACGCGAGCGCCGGCCTGATCGCGGGCTTCGGCGCCGCGGTGCCGTGGCTCGTCGTCGGCGGCGGCGTCGCCTCCCAGACGCTCGGGCTCGGCACCGCCGGCGGCGTCTTCGGGGGCGTCCTCGCCGGCGGCCTGGCGTTCGTCGGGACCGCCGTCCCCCGCGAGGACGTGGGCTCGACGGTGCCCCTCGGCGCTCTGCTCGCGTTCGTCGGCGCCGTCTTCCTCACCGGGACGATCGGTCCGGAGTGGCTGTGGGAACTCGGCTGGGAACAGCAGGCCTCGATCACCGCCGAGTTCCTCGTCCCGGCCGCGACGCTGTTCTGTGCCCTCTACGGCGGCTGGGCCGCCGCGAAGGCCTACGGCCGGTTCGGCGCACGCGGCCGACACATGGGCGCGTACGTCCTCGTCTACCTCAACGCGCTGTCCATCGTGGCCTTCCTGTTTATCCTCATCGCCTTCGTCGTCGTCCAGGGAATATCCGGCCTGCTCAACGGCGTCCAGGTCGGCGCCGGCGTCGGCCCGCAGGTGTTCGGGGCGTTCGAGTTGCCGGTGTCCGTCCCGTTCGTGATGAACGGCGTCGCGCTCCTGAACGACTTCCAGGGGGTCCTTCCTGCGATCGTGGGAACGGTCTGGCTGGTCGTCGGCGCGGTGCTGTTCGCGGTGCCGCTGGGCGTCGGCGCGGCCGTCTTCCTCACGGAGTACGCCGAACGCGGCCGGTTCACCCAGGCCGTCGAAGTGGCGACCAACGGCCTCTGGAGCACGCCGAGCATCGTCTTCGGGCTGTTCGGGTTCGCCTTCCTCGTCCCGCGGCTCGGCAACCGGAAGTCGTTGCTGGCCGGAATGCTCACGCTCGGGTTCATGCTCCTGCCGCTGGTGCTCATCACGAGCCGCGAGGCGATGCTCTCGGTGCCCGACGAGTACCGCGACGCGAGCGCGGCGCTCGGCGTGCCGAAGTGGCAGACGATCCGGAGTGTCGTCCTCCCGGCCGCGCTTCCGGGCGTCGTCACGGGGGTCATCCTCGGTGTCGGCCGCATTGCGGGCGAAACGGCACCCATCCTACTGACGATGGCCGGCGGAACGTTCGTCCCCGGCGGACAGACGGTGGACGTCATCGGCGGCTTCGAGTTCACCGGATCGCCGCCGTTCGTCGCCAACCCCGAACTCCTGCAGGCGACATCGGCGCTCCCGTATCAGCTGTACGCCCTCATCACCGCGGGCGTCGGCCTCGGGAGCAACGTCTCCGATCCGGACGGCTTCCGGTGGGCGACGGCGCTTATCCTGTTGCTCGTCGTCCTCTCCTTCTACGCCATCGGCATCGGCGCGCGGTACTACTTCCAGCGGCGACTCAGATACGAATAA
- a CDS encoding PstS family phosphate ABC transporter substrate-binding protein, whose protein sequence is MSDDSDRTGRVSRRTFIATTGTVGIAGLAGCGGQSGGGGDGGDGGDGESDPDPTATETPSDMGGSTETAADDGDSPATSLLNAEGSSTVYPISNTGSSYWNSNAPPSDGEYWGSNSESTVPGWEQLGEPDMLIADYFASKFGFEPTEQRSSPPFPTTVGLSHSGTGCEAVTEGLVDIGNSSGPITAELDWSEEKAQNTVVDNVVGRDGQPVVVSSDVIDAGVTQLTGEQVRGIYQDEITNWSQIDGIDYDQEIYAIGRAEGSGTDTSFRLNMLGGADAAMPGVDTRFGQNQQVAQAVSQNEGAIAYMALAFTSETVVPVGIDFEGTLYEPDRDAENTIFDSDYPLNRDLHMYTLIEEDNPNGGGYDAREAAFVNMFLNEFGQTVFVEGNNYIPLPTSDLESMKEKVSALATEDLVMP, encoded by the coding sequence ATGTCTGACGACTCAGACCGAACCGGTCGCGTTTCGCGGCGGACGTTCATTGCAACGACTGGGACCGTCGGTATCGCCGGCCTGGCCGGCTGCGGCGGCCAGTCGGGCGGGGGCGGCGACGGGGGCGACGGCGGCGACGGCGAGTCCGACCCCGACCCAACTGCCACCGAAACCCCGTCCGACATGGGCGGGAGTACGGAGACGGCTGCCGACGACGGCGACAGCCCGGCCACCTCGCTGCTCAACGCCGAGGGCTCCTCGACCGTCTACCCCATCTCGAACACGGGGAGTTCCTACTGGAACTCCAACGCACCGCCGAGCGACGGCGAGTACTGGGGGTCGAACTCGGAGAGCACCGTCCCGGGCTGGGAACAGCTCGGCGAACCGGACATGCTCATCGCGGACTACTTCGCCTCGAAGTTCGGCTTCGAGCCGACCGAGCAGCGCTCCAGCCCGCCGTTCCCGACGACGGTCGGCCTGAGCCACTCGGGGACCGGCTGTGAGGCCGTCACGGAAGGCCTGGTCGACATCGGCAACTCCTCGGGGCCGATCACGGCCGAACTCGACTGGAGCGAGGAGAAGGCCCAGAACACGGTCGTCGACAACGTCGTCGGCCGCGACGGCCAGCCGGTCGTCGTCAGTTCGGACGTGATCGACGCCGGCGTCACCCAACTGACCGGCGAGCAGGTCCGCGGGATCTACCAGGACGAGATCACCAACTGGAGTCAGATCGACGGGATCGACTACGACCAGGAGATCTACGCCATCGGCCGCGCCGAGGGCTCCGGGACGGACACCTCGTTCCGCCTGAACATGCTGGGCGGCGCCGACGCGGCGATGCCGGGCGTCGACACCCGCTTCGGGCAGAACCAGCAGGTCGCACAGGCCGTCTCGCAGAACGAAGGCGCCATCGCGTACATGGCGCTGGCGTTCACCAGCGAGACGGTCGTTCCCGTCGGCATCGACTTCGAGGGGACGCTCTACGAGCCGGACCGCGACGCGGAGAACACAATCTTCGACAGCGACTACCCGCTCAACCGCGACCTCCACATGTACACGCTGATCGAGGAGGACAACCCCAACGGTGGCGGCTACGACGCGCGCGAGGCCGCGTTCGTCAACATGTTCCTCAACGAGTTCGGACAGACCGTCTTCGTCGAGGGGAACAACTACATCCCGCTGCCGACGAGCGACCTGGAGTCGATGAAAGAGAAGGTCTCGGCGCTCGCCACCGAAGACCTCGTCATGCCCTGA
- a CDS encoding halo transducer protein: MTDHDDTLDGLSLDAAVDAVVARTGDDPDAVRATLQRVTEEGEVRRDAVDDALAHVSKVVSTPETRVENAGMLIDDAREAATAVDHLDGVAERLDDFEERHAAVASRVDDLGDRLQSVVALAGESDAIYETAAEIRRLNAAANSAQHTADELGVDAEEFEAWVRTPDRRLDALDDDADAVAEFVDGVAGTLDALSAGDADVEPATVRFDAALRHRVARLLLDDLRAEVEDLRAWPDPGPDDAHGAVDAEGLAALDDRLTELGERWRSIDDRFDEGPATGWRDRYGDRVADFEATLDGHAPPVDWGAVESLLGEYRPETA; the protein is encoded by the coding sequence GTGACCGACCACGACGACACGCTCGACGGGCTGTCGCTGGATGCCGCCGTGGACGCCGTCGTCGCCCGGACCGGGGACGACCCCGACGCGGTTCGGGCGACGCTGCAACGGGTGACCGAGGAGGGTGAGGTGCGCCGCGACGCGGTCGACGACGCGCTCGCCCACGTCTCGAAGGTGGTGTCCACCCCCGAGACACGGGTTGAGAACGCCGGCATGCTGATCGACGACGCCCGCGAGGCCGCCACGGCGGTCGATCACCTCGACGGCGTCGCCGAACGACTCGACGACTTCGAGGAGCGGCACGCCGCGGTCGCATCCCGCGTCGACGACCTCGGTGACCGGCTCCAGTCCGTCGTCGCCCTCGCGGGCGAGTCGGACGCCATCTACGAGACTGCGGCGGAGATTCGTCGGCTCAACGCCGCGGCCAATTCTGCCCAGCACACGGCCGACGAACTCGGCGTCGACGCCGAGGAGTTCGAGGCGTGGGTCCGGACACCCGACCGTCGGCTGGACGCCCTCGACGACGACGCCGACGCGGTGGCGGAGTTCGTCGACGGCGTGGCGGGGACCCTCGACGCGCTGTCGGCGGGGGACGCGGACGTCGAGCCCGCGACCGTCCGGTTCGACGCCGCCCTCAGACACCGGGTCGCCCGGCTCCTGCTCGACGACCTCCGTGCCGAAGTCGAGGACCTCCGGGCCTGGCCCGACCCCGGCCCGGACGACGCCCACGGCGCCGTCGACGCCGAGGGTCTCGCCGCCCTCGACGACCGCCTCACGGAGCTCGGGGAGCGGTGGCGGTCGATCGACGACCGCTTCGACGAGGGACCGGCCACCGGGTGGCGGGACCGCTACGGCGACCGGGTGGCGGACTTCGAGGCCACACTCGACGGCCACGCTCCGCCGGTCGACTGGGGCGCCGTCGAGTCACTGCTCGGCGAGTACCGCCCGGAGACGGCCTGA
- the pstC gene encoding phosphate ABC transporter permease subunit PstC — MASATRSERLTAAAGQQVRRVRDFVDDTDPAALVVVSIIALSLLAAFVGFLAVSNLTVLPFVVFVAATGYGWVRHQEETALVLTLTMTVSTLLILGLIIVFIFRESVPVLYYESATVFGVSVPGLRLFLQPNWDAVSPPIRYSMVPMIHGTVMVTVVATAVAGPLGVAAALFLSEIAPDIIREFVKPGVEILAGIPSIVYGFIGFTILSPWASDQFRTVGQGSYLFVGIVVGLMALPTVVSVAEDALSSVPESMKSGSLAVGTTDWQTMTSITLPAAFSGVSAAVLLGVGRAIGETMAATVMLRGVPRLTEPLVNVFYGQETLTSLIARNYGEADGLQMDALFVAGVILFITVLVISIGAQYIEWRMRSKLGGGA, encoded by the coding sequence ATGGCATCAGCAACACGTAGCGAACGACTGACCGCGGCCGCCGGACAGCAGGTCCGGCGGGTTCGTGATTTCGTCGACGACACCGACCCCGCGGCGCTGGTCGTCGTCTCGATCATCGCCCTCTCACTGCTGGCGGCCTTCGTCGGGTTCCTCGCCGTGTCGAACCTGACCGTCCTCCCGTTCGTCGTGTTCGTCGCGGCGACGGGGTACGGCTGGGTGCGACACCAGGAGGAGACGGCGCTGGTACTGACGCTGACGATGACCGTCTCGACCCTGTTGATCCTCGGGCTGATCATCGTGTTCATCTTTCGGGAGTCGGTCCCGGTCCTCTACTACGAGAGCGCGACCGTGTTCGGCGTGAGCGTGCCGGGGCTTCGGCTGTTCCTCCAGCCCAACTGGGACGCGGTGTCGCCGCCGATCCGGTACTCGATGGTGCCGATGATCCACGGGACGGTGATGGTGACCGTGGTCGCGACGGCGGTCGCGGGGCCGCTGGGCGTCGCCGCCGCGCTCTTTCTCTCGGAGATCGCCCCCGACATCATCCGGGAGTTCGTCAAGCCGGGCGTCGAGATTCTGGCCGGCATCCCCTCAATCGTCTACGGGTTCATCGGCTTCACCATCCTCAGTCCGTGGGCGTCCGACCAGTTTCGGACCGTCGGTCAAGGGAGTTACCTGTTCGTCGGCATCGTCGTCGGATTGATGGCGCTTCCGACGGTCGTCTCCGTCGCCGAGGACGCCCTCAGTAGCGTCCCCGAGTCGATGAAAAGCGGGTCGCTCGCCGTCGGAACGACCGACTGGCAGACCATGACCTCGATCACCCTGCCCGCGGCGTTCTCGGGCGTCTCCGCGGCGGTCCTCCTCGGGGTCGGACGCGCCATCGGCGAGACGATGGCCGCGACGGTCATGTTGCGTGGCGTCCCGCGGCTCACCGAGCCGCTGGTGAACGTCTTCTACGGCCAGGAGACGCTCACGTCGCTCATCGCCCGCAACTACGGCGAGGCCGACGGCCTCCAGATGGACGCCCTGTTCGTCGCCGGCGTGATCCTCTTTATCACCGTGCTCGTCATCTCGATCGGCGCACAGTACATCGAGTGGCGGATGCGTAGCAAGCTCGGGGGTGGCGCCTGA